From the genome of Polyangiaceae bacterium, one region includes:
- a CDS encoding caspase family protein: MRRIASRLPVFLALFALSSACSRPAVPESSCAPPKRAARVSDPPQQFIQTSHWAAVNNLAYSDDGRFLASYGADSAVRVWDVEQRHALRIFLVRRDITGLSWDGNSRLLVERQAPLYREHGVLLDVSHGEATATIGDHQPVMPWRGLQSHERWVGHRGQSIAVFDKIGNKRRSIPLPCRTFDPRRFAIAPGGAAITTTECGEPFDTLRIFRRNAAEDTYEEKRVPLPELDGFIRALRISQKGDVVLIDSGKDGSRSGKDAPPIMLVDKDTVTPLDDASKSIRREALLSLDGAWIAARSDHEITVWRTHDRARMWSIETPYASTAAFAPSGREIAVGTNSGRILLFDVASGRALGELGHPVRRAESIRFSEEDRLVVETDRFTNEWTLSDGRLVDRQEKPDTHSHTDPPSMPVRMNSHRRVEPKAPESPPLSAAAEAARSVVPGGITVAPASDDAFLVGDVDGALHVVRHGHIEHSGTSDGLAISKIELSPSGKIAATISLDGAVRIWDAKNATMRVMLYDFEDDEWLAATPRGAYAGTLEVASRIGWVFDKPLEFFAAEQYLRSYHIPHIVRRRLAGESIDVDTLVSRPPRLTIASAPTNAVAANEARVSVSLEDAASARTIRAYAEGRLVDTKPVCGDAKALELAVPLVTGVNRVGIVAFDERGYASNPAWLDIIAEPPKAARPDVWVVAVGVSKYPKFPPDAQLDVADDDAEAISSTFSQLAGPDKPFGNAHVTLLRDEEVTAKSVLGALQSLEKMSANDLAIVSFAGHGAKPAEDADMMFLTGQTGPKKAEVLSTAIGWTAVGDRLAKARGRVVVFLDACHSGHFSREAVVPNASLASALARAERAGVLVFAASKGRQLSYEMAGSRGAFDLEGTPPSPTDAKPAIAGGHGMFTGALLESLRAPSTDRNGDRTLQLSEILDDVARRVTEATDGKQTPWVTRRELFGDFALMPAPR, encoded by the coding sequence ATGCGCCGCATCGCCAGCCGCTTGCCCGTGTTCCTTGCGCTTTTCGCGCTCAGCAGCGCATGCTCGCGCCCCGCCGTGCCCGAGTCCTCGTGCGCACCACCCAAGCGCGCCGCGCGCGTATCCGATCCACCACAGCAATTCATCCAAACGAGCCATTGGGCCGCCGTCAACAACCTCGCCTACTCGGATGACGGCCGCTTCCTTGCCTCCTACGGCGCCGATTCCGCCGTCCGCGTGTGGGACGTCGAGCAACGTCATGCACTCCGCATTTTCCTCGTTCGGCGCGATATTACGGGTTTGTCTTGGGACGGCAATTCCCGGCTTCTCGTCGAGCGTCAAGCGCCGCTTTATCGTGAACACGGCGTGCTGCTCGATGTTTCGCACGGCGAAGCGACCGCGACCATCGGCGATCATCAACCCGTCATGCCCTGGCGCGGATTGCAATCGCACGAGCGATGGGTCGGGCATCGCGGGCAATCGATTGCAGTATTCGACAAGATCGGCAACAAGCGCCGCAGCATTCCCCTGCCCTGCCGCACGTTCGATCCACGCAGGTTCGCCATTGCCCCCGGAGGCGCAGCCATCACCACCACCGAATGCGGCGAACCCTTCGATACGTTGCGTATTTTTCGTCGCAACGCTGCGGAAGACACGTACGAAGAAAAACGCGTCCCGTTGCCCGAACTAGACGGATTCATTCGCGCCCTTCGCATTTCGCAAAAAGGCGACGTCGTGCTCATCGATTCCGGCAAAGACGGCTCGAGGTCCGGCAAAGACGCGCCGCCCATCATGCTCGTCGACAAAGACACCGTCACGCCGCTCGATGACGCGTCCAAATCCATTCGCCGCGAAGCTCTCCTCAGCCTCGATGGCGCATGGATTGCCGCTCGAAGCGATCACGAAATCACCGTTTGGCGCACGCATGATCGCGCGCGAATGTGGTCCATCGAAACTCCCTATGCATCGACCGCCGCATTTGCGCCAAGTGGTCGAGAAATCGCCGTCGGAACGAATTCGGGCCGCATTCTCTTGTTCGACGTCGCCTCGGGCCGCGCTCTCGGGGAGCTCGGGCATCCCGTGCGCCGCGCCGAATCGATTCGTTTTTCCGAAGAAGACCGCCTGGTCGTCGAAACGGATCGGTTCACCAATGAATGGACCCTCTCCGATGGCCGCCTCGTCGATCGTCAAGAAAAACCGGATACCCATTCGCACACGGACCCACCCTCGATGCCAGTTCGCATGAATTCGCATCGCCGCGTCGAACCGAAAGCACCCGAATCACCTCCACTTTCCGCGGCCGCCGAAGCTGCGCGCAGTGTGGTCCCAGGAGGCATCACCGTTGCCCCAGCATCCGATGACGCCTTTCTCGTGGGCGATGTCGACGGGGCGCTGCACGTGGTTCGTCATGGCCATATCGAACACTCCGGCACGAGCGACGGCCTCGCCATTTCCAAAATCGAACTGTCTCCGAGCGGCAAAATCGCGGCCACCATCAGCCTCGATGGCGCCGTGCGCATCTGGGACGCCAAAAATGCCACGATGCGCGTCATGCTGTACGATTTCGAGGACGACGAATGGCTTGCAGCAACCCCACGCGGAGCATATGCAGGTACGCTCGAAGTTGCATCGCGCATTGGCTGGGTCTTCGACAAACCGCTCGAGTTTTTTGCGGCGGAACAATACCTTCGGAGCTATCACATTCCCCATATCGTTCGCCGTCGTCTTGCGGGCGAATCGATCGACGTGGATACGCTCGTCTCGCGGCCCCCTCGCCTCACGATTGCGTCCGCTCCGACGAATGCAGTGGCAGCCAATGAAGCACGGGTATCGGTATCGCTCGAAGACGCCGCCTCCGCGCGCACCATTCGAGCGTACGCCGAAGGGCGCCTCGTCGATACGAAACCCGTTTGTGGCGACGCAAAAGCCCTCGAGCTCGCCGTGCCGCTCGTGACTGGCGTCAACCGCGTGGGAATCGTTGCTTTCGACGAACGCGGCTATGCGTCGAACCCCGCGTGGCTCGACATCATCGCCGAACCTCCCAAAGCGGCGCGGCCGGACGTCTGGGTCGTCGCGGTGGGCGTCAGCAAATACCCAAAATTCCCGCCCGACGCGCAGCTCGATGTCGCCGATGACGATGCCGAGGCCATCAGCTCCACGTTTTCGCAGCTTGCCGGTCCTGACAAACCATTTGGCAATGCGCACGTGACGCTGCTCCGAGACGAAGAAGTGACGGCGAAGAGCGTGCTTGGAGCCCTGCAATCGCTCGAAAAAATGTCGGCGAACGACTTGGCCATCGTTTCATTTGCGGGGCACGGAGCAAAACCGGCCGAAGATGCCGACATGATGTTTCTCACGGGACAAACGGGTCCCAAAAAAGCGGAAGTGCTTTCGACGGCCATTGGATGGACAGCCGTGGGTGATAGACTCGCGAAAGCACGCGGCCGAGTCGTCGTATTTCTCGACGCGTGCCATTCGGGGCATTTTTCCCGAGAAGCCGTCGTGCCCAATGCATCGCTCGCTTCGGCGCTTGCTCGCGCAGAACGTGCGGGCGTGCTCGTGTTCGCGGCATCCAAAGGGCGGCAATTGAGCTACGAAATGGCTGGCTCGCGAGGAGCCTTCGATCTCGAAGGAACGCCGCCCTCCCCCACGGATGCGAAACCCGCTATTGCAGGCGGACACGGCATGTTCACGGGAGCATTGCTCGAAAGTTTGCGCGCGCCGTCGACGGATCGCAATGGCGATCGAACGTTGCAACTATCGGAGATTCTGGACGATGTAGCTCGACGTGTCACGGAAGCGACGGACGGTAAGCAGACGCCGTGGGTGACGCGCCGCGAATTGTTTGGCGATTTTGCCTTGATGCCCGCGCCGAGGTGA
- a CDS encoding glycosyltransferase family 4 protein gives MKTLLILSQTFVPDPASVGQHIGDVAIEMVRRGYRVIVYTSARGYDDPSIVYPKYENLHGVEVHRLDFASFGKKSIASRVLGTASFMLQSLFVSLSTRDLGGIFFSTSPPLIGTAAVVAHWARRIPIAYWAMDLNPDQLIAMGKLGPNDLVTRVLEFANKIILDESSLIVALDRFMGDRLRARADVKSKMQIMPPWPHEEHLEPLAHDQNPFRPAHGLDGKFVVMYSGNHSPANPLRTLLDATLAFKDDPGIEFLFIGGGLGKKEVEEHIRTHGLTNVVSLPYQPMNQLRYSLSAADVHVVSLGDDMVGIVHPCKIYGAMAVGRPILYFGPKPSHVSDLLDEHDIGVHVSHGDVEAAISAIRHLRVLSQEKRETMGRAAQRVMSERLSQKILCTRFCDYLEQALEGRDVNLPSSIAFETH, from the coding sequence GTGAAAACACTTCTGATCCTTTCTCAAACGTTCGTCCCTGACCCGGCGAGCGTCGGACAACACATCGGCGACGTTGCCATCGAAATGGTCCGGCGCGGCTATCGCGTCATCGTGTACACGTCTGCGCGCGGGTACGACGATCCGTCGATCGTATATCCAAAGTACGAAAACCTGCACGGGGTCGAGGTGCATCGCCTCGACTTCGCCTCGTTTGGCAAAAAGTCCATCGCCTCGCGCGTCCTCGGTACCGCGTCGTTCATGCTGCAAAGCCTGTTCGTATCGCTTTCGACGCGGGACCTTGGCGGCATTTTCTTCAGCACGTCCCCGCCGCTCATTGGCACGGCCGCCGTCGTGGCGCATTGGGCGCGGCGCATTCCCATTGCGTACTGGGCCATGGATTTGAACCCGGATCAGCTCATTGCAATGGGAAAGCTCGGCCCGAATGATCTCGTCACGCGCGTGCTCGAGTTTGCGAACAAAATCATCCTCGACGAATCCTCCCTCATCGTGGCGCTCGACAGATTCATGGGCGACCGCTTGCGTGCTCGGGCAGACGTCAAGTCGAAAATGCAAATCATGCCCCCGTGGCCGCACGAAGAGCACCTCGAACCGCTAGCTCACGACCAAAACCCGTTCCGCCCCGCCCATGGCCTCGATGGCAAGTTCGTCGTGATGTATTCGGGTAATCATAGCCCGGCGAATCCTCTCCGCACGCTGCTCGATGCAACGCTTGCCTTCAAAGACGATCCGGGCATCGAGTTTCTGTTCATTGGTGGGGGCCTTGGAAAGAAAGAAGTCGAAGAGCACATTCGGACGCATGGATTGACGAATGTCGTCTCGCTGCCTTACCAGCCGATGAACCAGCTTCGCTATTCGCTTTCAGCGGCGGATGTGCATGTCGTATCGCTGGGCGACGATATGGTGGGCATCGTGCATCCGTGCAAAATCTACGGAGCCATGGCCGTGGGCCGGCCCATTCTGTATTTCGGCCCCAAACCTTCCCACGTGTCGGACTTGCTCGATGAGCACGACATTGGCGTGCACGTATCGCACGGAGACGTCGAGGCTGCCATTTCAGCCATTCGGCACTTGCGCGTGCTTTCGCAGGAAAAGCGCGAAACGATGGGCCGAGCGGCGCAGCGAGTCATGTCGGAGCGGCTGAGCCAAAAGATCCTGTGCACGAGGTTCTGCGATTACCTCGAACAGGCGCTCGAAGGGCGCGACGTCAATTTACCTTCAAGTATCGCCTTCGAAACGCACTGA
- a CDS encoding acyl-CoA desaturase — MGAVPFIVVHLLPLLAFWTGARWQDWAACAVLYWVRMFGVTGGYHRYFAHRTYKTSRVFQFILAFLAQTSAQKGALWWGAHHRVHHKLSDHEGDPHNSRRGFWYSHVGWLFAPENQETDYNRIKDLAKYPELVWLNRYWLVPPTVLGVATYLIGGSSALLIGFFLSTVLLWHGTFTINSLSHMLGNQRYESNDDSRNNWFLAIITMGEGWHNNHHHFMNSTRQGFYWWEYDVTYYVLRLLAAFRIVWDIKEPPARVFDPKTHKPEPEVIPAVVVQRSKVA, encoded by the coding sequence CTGGGAGCGGTGCCGTTCATCGTCGTGCACTTGCTCCCGCTGCTTGCGTTCTGGACTGGAGCACGGTGGCAAGATTGGGCTGCTTGTGCCGTGCTTTATTGGGTGCGGATGTTCGGTGTGACCGGTGGCTATCACCGGTACTTTGCGCATCGCACGTACAAGACGAGCCGTGTTTTCCAATTCATTTTGGCATTCTTGGCCCAAACGAGCGCTCAGAAGGGCGCGCTTTGGTGGGGTGCCCATCACCGGGTTCATCATAAATTGTCGGACCATGAAGGCGATCCACACAATTCGCGACGCGGATTTTGGTATTCGCATGTCGGGTGGCTCTTCGCCCCAGAGAATCAAGAAACCGATTACAATCGCATCAAAGATCTCGCCAAGTATCCCGAGCTCGTGTGGCTCAACCGATATTGGCTCGTGCCGCCCACGGTCCTCGGCGTAGCGACGTACCTCATTGGCGGCTCTTCGGCGCTGCTGATTGGGTTTTTCCTGAGCACGGTGCTTTTGTGGCACGGCACGTTCACGATCAATTCGCTCAGCCACATGCTTGGCAATCAACGCTACGAATCGAACGACGACAGCCGCAACAATTGGTTCTTGGCGATCATCACGATGGGCGAGGGGTGGCACAACAATCACCACCACTTCATGAACAGCACGCGCCAAGGGTTTTACTGGTGGGAGTACGACGTGACGTACTACGTCCTGCGCCTGCTCGCCGCCTTCCGAATCGTTTGGGACATCAAAGAACCGCCGGCACGCGTATTCGATCCCAAGACGCACAAGCCCGAACCAGAAGTCATCCCCGCCGTCGTCGTGCAGCGATCGAAAGTGGCGTGA
- a CDS encoding DUF4215 domain-containing protein → MKRRYAVCLAILASSVVLAGCDDDSTTTTTSSGSGGNAGEGGMGGSAGDGGGGMGGGGSGGMAGSGGGPVDVCGDGLITGSETCDDGNINDADGCNAMCNSESGFTCAGEPSACTTMCGDGIQAGAEACDDANANAGDGCDDMCAVESGYMCSGAPSTCVTTCGDGFVAGTEACDDANALAGDGCDDMCAVEGGYMCSGMPSACVTTCGDGFVAGTEACDDANMNAGDGCDDMCAVEGGYMCSGAPSACVTTCGDGIPAGAEACDDGNSNAGDGCDDMCAVEGGYMCSGVPSACVTACGDGFVAGAETCDDANQIDNDGCNAMCNVESGFMCSGAPSVCATTCGDGVIAGMEVCDDGDANGGDGCDALCAVESGFMCSGQPSTCVTTCGDGIVAGIEVCDDANTNNGDGCNMSCAVEIGFSCMGQPSACATTCGDGIIAGAETCDDGDAFGGDGCSDICATESGYTCAGMPSMCATTCGDGIVAGAEVCDDGNTANSDGCNASCTPSTGETCTDTMAMSQATVVDGTYTWTLASGAVAVSNGDFSCDPNTKGPDVVIAYTKSSANLAGGGKLLHVKADTPGSTGTANYLNLEITDICSPGTAKSIECHWYKDNWDAYVDLPAGTYYIWVQKHSTGTFPAVSVLAEEIDAIDAEGEGCFAPYTSASSIYTPPGGPGLPHTWNLPASINSFDMGPTWGEPQSITCDNHATYGDITGVDTVIQFDKQSQTSVLKIDVQNTDPTLTQSDLNVEVLSVCDPQDVAKVSRHCRADKDTVSITAPSPAGPAYIWVTSEATSEEFNGATVQITEIFPGIGESWPTAEPLMGSGPIVATSTQRLDAPSCIPAGSNIHWFSYTLMNDAMTFRSQCRWPRRRV, encoded by the coding sequence ATGAAACGCCGTTATGCCGTTTGTCTCGCGATACTTGCATCCAGCGTCGTGCTCGCTGGTTGCGACGATGATTCGACCACGACCACCACGAGCAGCGGCTCGGGTGGCAACGCAGGCGAAGGAGGCATGGGCGGAAGCGCCGGCGATGGCGGAGGCGGCATGGGGGGCGGAGGTTCCGGTGGTATGGCTGGATCCGGCGGTGGACCCGTCGACGTGTGCGGCGATGGATTGATCACGGGCTCGGAAACATGCGACGACGGCAATATCAATGATGCCGACGGATGCAATGCAATGTGCAACTCGGAATCCGGGTTCACGTGCGCGGGCGAGCCGAGCGCTTGCACGACGATGTGCGGTGACGGCATTCAAGCGGGCGCCGAAGCTTGCGACGATGCGAATGCGAATGCCGGCGACGGCTGCGATGACATGTGCGCCGTCGAAAGCGGTTACATGTGCTCGGGAGCGCCAAGCACATGCGTGACGACGTGTGGTGATGGGTTTGTCGCGGGCACCGAAGCTTGTGACGATGCGAATGCATTGGCCGGCGACGGGTGCGATGACATGTGCGCCGTCGAAGGCGGCTACATGTGCTCGGGTATGCCGAGCGCGTGCGTGACGACGTGTGGTGATGGGTTTGTCGCGGGCACCGAAGCTTGTGACGATGCGAATATGAATGCGGGCGACGGGTGCGATGACATGTGCGCCGTCGAAGGCGGCTACATGTGCTCGGGAGCGCCAAGCGCGTGCGTGACGACGTGCGGTGACGGTATCCCCGCGGGCGCCGAAGCTTGCGACGACGGCAATTCGAATGCGGGCGACGGTTGCGACGACATGTGCGCCGTCGAAGGCGGCTACATGTGCTCGGGCGTGCCGAGCGCGTGCGTGACGGCGTGTGGTGACGGGTTTGTCGCGGGCGCTGAAACATGCGACGACGCGAATCAAATCGACAATGACGGCTGCAATGCAATGTGCAACGTCGAATCCGGCTTCATGTGCTCGGGTGCACCCAGTGTGTGCGCGACCACGTGCGGAGACGGCGTCATCGCAGGAATGGAAGTTTGCGATGACGGCGATGCAAACGGTGGTGATGGTTGCGATGCGCTGTGCGCCGTCGAAAGCGGCTTCATGTGCTCAGGACAGCCGAGCACCTGCGTGACGACCTGCGGCGATGGAATCGTCGCTGGCATCGAAGTGTGTGACGACGCCAATACGAACAATGGCGACGGCTGCAACATGAGCTGCGCCGTCGAAATCGGGTTTTCCTGCATGGGTCAGCCGAGCGCGTGCGCGACGACGTGTGGCGACGGTATCATTGCGGGCGCGGAAACATGCGATGATGGCGATGCATTCGGCGGCGACGGCTGTAGCGATATTTGCGCGACCGAATCTGGCTATACGTGTGCGGGCATGCCCAGCATGTGCGCGACGACGTGCGGCGACGGAATCGTTGCCGGCGCCGAGGTTTGCGATGACGGCAATACGGCGAATAGCGACGGCTGCAATGCCAGTTGCACCCCGAGCACCGGGGAGACCTGCACCGATACCATGGCCATGTCTCAAGCCACGGTCGTGGACGGGACCTACACGTGGACCCTCGCGTCCGGAGCCGTCGCGGTCTCCAATGGCGACTTTTCGTGCGACCCCAATACGAAAGGCCCGGACGTCGTCATTGCGTACACGAAATCATCCGCGAATCTCGCCGGCGGAGGCAAGCTGCTCCACGTCAAGGCCGACACGCCCGGATCGACGGGCACCGCCAACTACCTCAACCTTGAAATCACGGATATTTGCTCGCCAGGAACCGCCAAATCAATCGAATGCCATTGGTACAAGGACAACTGGGACGCCTACGTCGACCTGCCCGCCGGCACCTATTACATATGGGTACAAAAGCATTCGACGGGCACGTTCCCAGCGGTCAGCGTCCTGGCCGAAGAGATCGACGCCATTGATGCCGAAGGCGAAGGATGCTTTGCGCCGTATACCTCTGCAAGCTCGATTTACACGCCACCCGGAGGCCCCGGACTGCCGCATACATGGAACCTGCCCGCTTCCATCAATTCCTTCGACATGGGGCCGACCTGGGGCGAACCTCAATCGATAACCTGCGACAATCATGCGACGTATGGCGACATCACTGGCGTCGATACCGTCATCCAATTCGACAAACAATCGCAGACGAGCGTCCTCAAGATCGACGTGCAAAACACCGATCCGACCCTTACGCAAAGCGATTTGAACGTCGAAGTGCTCAGCGTATGCGACCCGCAGGACGTCGCCAAGGTATCTCGCCATTGTCGCGCGGACAAGGACACCGTTTCGATAACCGCGCCTTCTCCTGCAGGCCCCGCATACATCTGGGTCACCAGCGAAGCCACGAGCGAAGAATTCAATGGCGCGACGGTTCAAATCACCGAAATCTTCCCTGGCATTGGCGAAAGTTGGCCCACGGCCGAACCGCTCATGGGCTCGGGACCCATCGTTGCCACGTCCACACAAAGGCTCGACGCTCCCTCGTGCATTCCGGCGGGAAGCAATATCCATTGGTTCTCCTATACGCTCATGAACGACGCAATGACGTTCCGGAGCCAATGTCGCTGGCCCCGTCGGCGTGTATGA
- a CDS encoding SH3 domain-containing protein, with amino-acid sequence MNNTGRLTLVAALATTLGMGLLPACSGGDDLGSEELIGADETVASTTEGVSGSIAVGTKLKSTTNVNLRTGPSTSYSILHVVPSGSEVSVVTAEPKNGWYKIKHNGTTGWSSGQYYTKVTSGGGGGTLSAGREEALKRGKSVVGFSYWWGGGAWLAEGPSSSTKGSCSGSCPSCSHSGKYGADCSGFIGKAWRVNGATGALSKNEHPVSTATLVGSSSQWSTVSRGSVKPADAMVYNTNGAGHVIMYNSGDGWGSMYATECKGCSAGCVYGLRTASSAYKAIRRTGF; translated from the coding sequence ATGAACAACACCGGCCGCTTGACTTTGGTTGCTGCGCTAGCCACTACCTTGGGGATGGGTCTTTTGCCCGCATGTTCGGGCGGAGACGACCTTGGTTCCGAAGAGCTCATTGGAGCGGACGAGACGGTTGCGTCTACGACCGAAGGCGTGAGCGGATCGATTGCCGTGGGCACGAAGCTGAAGTCCACGACGAACGTGAACTTGCGCACGGGTCCGAGCACGAGCTACTCGATTTTGCACGTGGTGCCATCGGGGTCGGAAGTATCGGTCGTTACCGCGGAGCCCAAGAATGGGTGGTACAAGATCAAGCACAATGGCACGACGGGCTGGAGCTCGGGGCAGTACTACACCAAGGTGACGTCGGGCGGCGGCGGCGGCACGTTGAGCGCCGGGCGCGAAGAAGCGCTGAAGCGCGGCAAGTCGGTCGTCGGATTCTCGTATTGGTGGGGCGGCGGCGCATGGCTCGCCGAAGGCCCGTCGTCGTCGACGAAAGGTTCCTGTTCGGGTAGCTGTCCGAGCTGCTCGCATAGCGGCAAGTACGGCGCGGATTGCTCCGGTTTCATTGGCAAGGCGTGGCGCGTGAACGGCGCGACGGGCGCGCTTTCGAAGAATGAGCACCCGGTCAGCACGGCCACGTTGGTGGGTTCGTCGTCGCAATGGTCGACCGTGTCGCGCGGTTCGGTCAAACCGGCTGATGCAATGGTCTACAACACCAACGGCGCCGGACACGTCATCATGTACAATTCGGGTGACGGCTGGGGATCGATGTACGCGACCGAGTGCAAGGGATGCAGCGCGGGCTGTGTCTACGGTCTCCGCACGGCATCGTCGGCGTACAAGGCCATCCGTCGCACGGGCTTTTGA
- a CDS encoding methyltransferase domain-containing protein, producing the protein MQVLKRAFYEVHRRAVQIPRASRVTDTFARLAGSAESLLDVGAGDGEIAAEVARRLGAQRVLGVDVLVRPVTYIEVRSYDGERLPFEDEAFEVVTISDVLHHCARPNEVLRECLRVASRCVLVKDHFCYGPLSRALLWALDVAGNAEAGVLVRGTYFSPAQWIEMVRDAGGLVAELEWPMQVHATPLRYVTRDEVQFAMRVEKG; encoded by the coding sequence GTGCAAGTCCTGAAGCGAGCGTTTTACGAGGTCCACCGGCGCGCCGTTCAGATCCCGCGTGCAAGCCGCGTCACCGACACGTTTGCGCGACTTGCGGGCTCGGCAGAATCGCTGCTCGACGTGGGCGCTGGGGATGGTGAGATCGCGGCCGAGGTAGCGCGGCGACTCGGTGCACAGCGCGTCCTGGGCGTGGATGTGCTCGTGCGGCCGGTGACGTACATCGAGGTACGATCGTACGACGGTGAACGATTACCGTTCGAGGATGAAGCATTCGAGGTCGTGACGATCTCGGATGTGCTGCATCATTGCGCTAGGCCAAATGAAGTGCTGCGTGAATGTTTGCGCGTGGCGTCTCGGTGTGTCCTGGTGAAGGATCACTTTTGTTATGGCCCTCTATCGCGCGCTTTGCTTTGGGCTTTGGATGTCGCGGGCAATGCGGAGGCCGGGGTGCTCGTGCGGGGGACGTACTTTTCGCCGGCGCAATGGATTGAAATGGTGCGTGACGCGGGAGGGCTCGTTGCGGAGCTCGAATGGCCGATGCAGGTGCATGCGACGCCTTTGCGCTACGTGACGCGGGACGAAGTGCAGTTCGCGATGCGCGTGGAGAAGGGCTAG